The sequence TCTCCTAGACTTCTTCAAGCATTTGAACTTATTTCTTGAAAGGTTGTTCCATCGCCTCTCCATATAACGACCCGGCCCAATAATTTTAAGGTcgaaatattgataattttattaggcctaaattatatttaatgtgcCATATTGGTTAAGCCCATAAGTGAtaattattgaggttgattagaagttttaattaggctcaatgactaggttaaatctcatttattatttattcaagGGGTTATACTCCTTTTGGAATTTAAAGATcggccattagaaatttatttcaatttaaaatcatcactaattAAAGTCCCATATGTAGTCTCAATCACTgtcaatcctacattgaatgaactactagatcattttttaaattcaaactctcttcttgaatgatcgtGATTGAGTCAAACTCGAATTTGAACTCATCAGTGCCCTCTCCAAATATCTCTATAAAAATCTTCACTTCCgtgtgttatttgaaaaaaccataaacctccGTAAGTGCAGTGGCCGAACCCAAGATACCCAGTCCAGTGCCGTGCATGTCCCACATTCACCACGCCAATAGTCGACTGCCTCATTCTTTTCATAACATCCCTCaggttttctctctctttctagttCACGTGATCGACTTCATGGCAGAAATACTTGATTAACTCTGCGAGGTAAGTAGtctgatcataaattaggattaacatacgttagctagttatatatattattatttaagccAGTTCTTTGAAAGTCAGTGTTTATGTACCgcgcatgtcatgatatttgcaagcacgtcattcatcaCGTCTCATTCCGCATATTATAGTTGTTATGTGTGTATTATACATCTCATGCATCTTATGTTGCATAAGACACTTAagttttcataagatcaagtgtaagataagcttAGAATAGTTAATTAGATGGTCATTTAGATGTATGGTACCAATGCgatttatgggtggatgtgcaagtcgCGGAGCTAAatgtggtccaccatagtatgctagaatactattagcgaCTCCTCTTGTGGCTGTGGGATGTCGGACTGGTGTACAACCTTGCGCACATGGTTAAGTGTGTGGGCCAGTATGATAAGTAAGATAAGTcaagataagtcatgcatgtcatagCATACGTATGcatagtcatgattttaagttctcagcatgaaatattttatgaaaaaccttatgttaagtatgtttatattatgataggtttcttactgagtcatcgactcattttacttgtttttatgTTCTTAAACCACCCAAGGTCAGGATATTATGAAGCTAGAGCTGCACAACGAAACTTGTTCCAGGGAGGCGTAACAGAGGCCTAGATCATGTGTAgaaattttaagttatgattctTATAGTAAAAAGTcaagaaaatttttataaatgctTCCGCACACTCTCATTTATGTCTtcagttttttaaaatacaaaatgactttatttattataagtaaTCTTTGTATCTGGCacttttataagaaaattaaatttgagtcAAGGTCAGTAGTAGAACTTTGGCTTTccataattttctaaaaaatgacGTCTGTCTGACTCCAATTCTGTCTAGCGTCTTAACATTAATAATGACACCTACCTGTATGATGTCaaaatgttgatgatattgacTTATTCAAATTTGAACATCCTTTTTATAACTGAAATTAAAGTTGAGCTCATTCTAAAACAAAGTAGCGTAtatgttaagatataatttaaataattaaatttactacTTATCAAGTTAAACTTTTGGGAAAATGTTGATTTATAATGTGAGTTATACTATTTACCATCACATAAACTTTTTTGAGATGGTTAGAAACACTTAACATACCGACATGACTAAGGCGtcactaaatattttttgtgacgatttatTGTGCAATTGTCGCGaacattaattttttgtgacggttgataGTCTATCGTTACTCCTTCCTTGCGAACGTGATCATTAGAACGTATGTTTTTCCATTCGAATGTTTACCCAATCTTGTATCATTATAACGCTATTTTTCTAACCTTCAATTAAGTTAGTTCGAACTGTTAATATACACACGTTCGCATGTACCATTTGTTCGAGCATTTGAAACGCGACGTTTGAATTTTAAATGTGAATGCCCATCGACAAAATTTTGAATGTGAACAAATAGACTTTCAGACGGTTTGTAAATATGTttgaatctttttttaaatacaatgtTCGAATGGTACTATATAGTTAGAATGCCGGGTTGTTATTAGTTTGGATGTAAAGGGATATACGTTCGGATGTGCAAGGATATGTTTGCACGTTTGAGAACAATACATGTTTGAACATTGTTATCGCACATTCGgtatttatgtttgaacatCTTTTCAAAAGTGATCACAGGTTCGAACGTGTGAGGTCTACATTCGAACATTTGGCCTATCAAAactaataattagataaaattaaatatcattcaaattgtATCATACACAACAAAGCTAAAATGTTTGAGAgggtacaaaataaaattaaatatattggaTGATAAATGTTTCTACCAAATATTAAAgttgatttcttcttcttttctcgaCCACTGCGATCATGTTGTAGTGACATGACACGTTCCATCTAGACCAACATCTCCCTCTGTTTTTGTTCTTAAACTTCATTgcatattctttcctcctggtctctttgATGCTCCTGCAAACACGTCTCTAAATTTGACTATCAAGATAGGAGATCCTCCAACTCCTACTGTCTCAACTTCATTTGCTCAATTTCCTGGCACGTGGCGTGTAAAGCTTTGTTAAGATTATTAACTTCTGAACCTGAGGCCATGGAGGATGAACCGACATGCTTGAAAAAGCATCTTAGCCCTCTGACCAAACCAGACTTGGTCTCAGGGACCTGCGTAAATATGTCGACATCACTGGTACAAGATTCCTCAGAGGTTGACTGCAGCTCAATCATTTTCTTCTACAAGAAATACATAAACTACAATAAgtaacaaacaaataaaaaactaaacaaaaatataataagcgaatgatatatatgttggcataattatttacaaaactgaattttacttacataattatctctGGCGATAGGATCAATCCATTCGCAGTTGATATTGGTATGGGTAGCAATATACACATGAATAAGAGAgaaattttcaggatcatcgTGTTTCTAATAAAGCCACATACAAAATTAAATCACGTTAGCACTTCATTAATGTTAATGAAAAAAAGATCTAGATATAATAACATGATTATTCTGTCTATCAATAACTGAATGTATTGCACGATGGATGTGAAGAAGTAGACAATTATCTCAGTAATAATGAACCAAGCTAGTAGTTGCAGTAAATCCCCCAGTTAAGTAGTCATGCATTACGACAGGAACTCCCAATTCTCTGGCAAATACAGCCCTTTTGATCATTTCTTTGCATGTACCTGCAGTAGCATTCAAGTAATGCCCTTTGATTTCACTGGTTTCAACCTACACTTTATAAATTGCTTCAACACAAAATAGGAAATGGTCTCTCCAACTAATTACCATTTTCTCTGTGAGACGTTGGGATGACCTTCAACCTGCACAATGGTGGATTGTCAAAGGCGACCTATTCTGTTCATTGATAGAATTTTAAGTGCTACGGGAGAAGgtaataatgttaaatataaccTATGCAATAgtgacataatttaaataagttataagaaaaaatctcaattaCTTGATAATCTGGACTTGCGAAAAGTTCGCAATACTTCCTTCAATCGTCTAAGTTTATTTGTTGAAAAGGTGCTTGAACAGCCTCTTCCAATGTCTCAAAGCTCTTGAAGTGTTCATGATATTCTCCCATTGTGACGCCAAAACAATGTTCATGACATTGTCCCTTGTACTTCCTCTTTATGACCGAAATTTAACTCAAGTTCATCctaataagttaataattaaGATACCATGCATACAAACAGTAACACCacatcataaataataattaaacaaatttgtaaaaaaaacttGGGGTATATAAACGCACCAGTACATGACTCTGAATGTGATCCTTAACCTCATTTGGAACATCTTGCCAAGATCGCATGTAAAAGGCCGCACAAGTTCTAACTAGTGTCCTGACATAGGAGGAAAGCCATGCGCCACTATCATCCACAGCTCAGTGTAGTTATTAGGGATATTGACCTTGATTTTCCAGTACCTTCTCATTTTTTCCAATCCTAGGCCATGTGTTAAGCCACGCTCACGACGTGACAAGGAATTAgctaatatacttaaaattattaaaaatagttaattctcctgaaataagatataaataataaattgttGACAATAGTGTACTTATTGTCAGGTGTCGACTGGTCTACCTCTAGTGTATGAACTTCATCAGGGGTGGGGTCCTCCGGTGGGGAGTCCTCAACTGGTTTCGGACTTGGTGCCGGAGGAACATTTCTTCATTGTCGTTTCTGTGGCATCCATCAAAATCACTATCATTGTTAATGAATTGGCGTACAAATAatcatgataaatatataccaCAAGctacttaaaataaaacatttactaCATTTATTCTCCACCATCCTCAAATGTATTGTCCATGATTGTTTCAGAATTTCTTTCAATAACATCATTCATGGCATCCGCCTCATCTACAAGATCTAGCTTATCGTCGTCATCGTCATCGTCATCGTCAtcgtcatcgtcatcatcatcatattatTGCTCCTCTTTGTCTTCTTCCTCATCctttggttcttcttcttcttcttcttcctctgagTCGTTAAGATCTTCAACTGGATGATCACTTAATGCCAATGCATCGAGATGTAGAGGCGGAACATCATCTCAGCATAACGAGATTTATACCAATGCACTAaggtcaacaaataaattaaaccaTGTCCACAATCTTGGTATGCCTCTATACTCGGAGTGTTGTCTTCATCTTCACTAAAATCCTCCACTACTGATCATGCATTATAAATATAGGACTATGCTATATTGATCTACAACATAGTATTGTACTTTGCTAGTATTATACATTTAATAGTAGTTACTAGTATTGTGTAATAGCATATGTGAATTatactataaatatgtatatataatagcatccaatataatttttttttttttgaaaggaaacatagtgaatttcattaataatcatCAAAGGAAACGCAAAATACATGAATGACACTCCTCCATTCTAATCTCATCCTCTTCACTCTTTAAAGCCAAAACATGTGCTACCACATTGACATCCCTTTTCACATGAACACCATCTCAATGATAAAAAAGAGATAACACTACTTTAGCATCCCAAATTAACACACCTGCACTATGGAACTGTGAACTGTCGAGTTTAAGGCTATGAACAACTTGCAAAGTATCCCCTTCCAATATTATCCTCCTCAACCCAATCTCTTTAGCAAAAGTTATGGCTTGCAAAGCTCCTTGACACTAAGTTGAGAAGGAATCAGTGAACATTGTCCTCTGCATACTCCTAGATGCCAGCACCATACCCTCAAAATCACTTATGACAATTCCAATTCCTAGTCTTTCATCCTCTTCTCTGGTTGCAGCATcccaatttattttgtaaaatccCAAAGGAAGAGGTTCCCATCTAGATTGGATCCTTCCTATATCAGACCTGGAAAACTCTTTTGTAAGCTGGCACTCTTGATATGCTGATAGCAGTTCTTTAGTTTGTTGCACTTCCATATTTGGGTGAGCAAACTTATCTTGAAAGATGAAAGAGTTTCTTCTCTGCCAAATCTTTTTAGTTGTCATAATAAATTCCTCCAAAGCCTCCTGCTCTAACAACTCCATCATACCATCAAATAATTGCATAAAAGATGTAACAGAAGACCCACATTTCTGAATTTGCTTAGAGGAAGCACCCCAAACATCTTTAGCTGCACTAGAATCCTATATGACATGAACAATTGTTTCTGTTTCACTCAAGCATATAGGACAGTTGGGGTTTTCCAccacttttttcttaaaaaaatgttccCTTATAGGTAGAGATTTTAAACAAGCTCTCCAAGAAAAAAAGCTTCGCTGCATTAGGAATGTGCAGTTTCCATAGCTTGCACCAAACACCTTTATGAGAATTAAAGCTTGACCCCTACCCTTTAGTCTTTTCCACCAATTCCTTATGCAGATGGTATGCACTCTTAACAAAGAACATACCATTTTTTGAACATCTCTACATGAGTCTGTCTGGACAGTTATAAGAGCTTATAGGAATCTTTTTAATCAACTCAGCTTCTTCACTCGAGAatacagaatatatatatatatatatatatatatatatacacgatactatttaaaagtattatagtaaaatagtaggatactatatatatatatatatatatatatatatatattagactagTTGTTAACATCGTCTTTCGTGCACCTGAACAAGGTTTTAACAACTCATGCCAGGATCTTCACCTGCAAACACAAGGGAGAAGGTAGGCTCTGGGTGGTCCAAGGAACCTCAGATGCCTCAGTTAGTCTTGAGTGTTTAGATTCTTGTCTTTTTAATCGTAGAGTTCAGAGAGAGTTCTTTGTACATGGTATGTAGCTTTTATACAAAGTTACGAGGGAACATTATGTTCCCCATGTCAAGGTTAAGCAGTTCCTCTCGTGCCTATCTTAGTCTAGTTATTTAATGCGACATGGCGTTATGAGGCAGAGCTTTCAATGCGGCGTGGCTTCTGAGACGGTGTttttaatgcggcatggcttCCACGGTGTGTTCTGGTGGTGGATAAATAGCGCGATCACTTCAGAGAATGAAAGGTCGTTCATGTCCTTTGTTTACCTACTAACGTAAGTCCTTTAATGCTAGGTGCAGCAGGGGATGTCAAAATTGGCGTGTCCCATTTGTTCCCCCATTATCTGGCTTATCACGCTATGCATCCTCCTCCCTCTGATGCAACTTTGAGGGTTGGACCCCTTTGGCGACTCTAAGGCCTTGGAAGGGTGAGACACGAGTTGGAACGGGCCCCAATGTTCGGCCGGGAGGGGGGGAATACCCCTCCTAGTACCTTACCAATTCTTGCTGAACCAGTTCAACAGGAATTCCATTgtagttgttttcttttcttctttctttctttctttttttttggcaacaCACTTTTGATAGATCTAATGTGCACTCCATTATGCTCTTCGGGCTCCCCTTGCGTGGGCTAATCAAATGACAATTCTTCTCCTACGTTGCTTCATGTAGCATGTATAACGGGGCTTGCACCCGTCCACCTTCCTTCATGCAACGCATGTCCTACCCGTTACTTGGGTCAGTTCAATCGACGCGAGGGGCTATTGCGCCCCATTTCCCATTTCTGGTATGTTTGCCTCTATTCTCTTTCGGTGCCTTAGAATTTGCTTTCTTGTTCCCTTTCTTCTCCATTcccttctctcattcttttgTCACCCTAATCAGTTCTATTCTCCCCAATGGCTGCTAAGAACACTTCTCGTCCTGTTGTTCGATGCCCTGGTGATGACGACCCATCACTGGCTCGTGAAATGTCTGTCCTTTAAAGGTTCCAACTGCAGGTCGAAGGTGACTTTTGTGACTCTATGGTTGTTGAAGGCGTTCTATGGGTTCCTAGAATCTGTCATCCTGGAGATTCCTGAGGCCCATGAAGGGGCCGTGGATCCAAAGGGTTTCACCTCGAAGGTTGCACTATACCCTGGTATGTTTGCCAGTGGGTTGTGGCTCCCTTTTTGTAAGCCGGTCTACGAAGTTTTGGGTTTTCTTGGCTTGACCTCTGCGCAACTCCACCCCAACACATGGAGCATCTTGGTGTGTTGCTGCATAGTTTGGTGTAGGGCGTTGTAGGAGGTCGACCCTAAGCATCCAGACCTCACAGCCTAGGAGTTCCTCTTGGCCCTCAACATCCTGAAGCATAAGGGAAACATCTGCAGCTTCTGCTCGCACCCAGGGCAGGAAGTGGCCTGTTTAAAGCCACAATACAATCGGGTCTAAGATTGGAATTGgcgattctttttttcttgtctgGCAAAGGATGGGAATTCCTTGTCAAGAAGACTATACTAGAGGGAGTATCTCGTGCGGGCCATATGGGGGGTCGTACCTGTGGACAAAGAAGTCAGACCAAAGGCGACCCCCGCGGAGGCAAGCTGGCTGGAGATCGTGCGAGCCTAGGCCAAGGCGCACCAGGATGATGTTTTCTTCTAAGGCCTTATTGACCGAAGCCAACATAAGGTGATAGCTAGCCTTAGATGCAAGATAATCAAAACTACGTTAGGTAGGTTGAGCAGTTCATTAGACTGGGCTTGCCTCGTAGACTTGTAAACTTGATGAAGGTTGAGCAATTCGTCAGGCTGGACTAGCCTCGTTGACCCTCACAAGCGTGAGGGAGGTCGAGTAGTTTATAAGATCAGACTCGCCCTTCAGACTTGTAAACTGGATGGAGGTCGAGCAATTTGTAAGACTGGGTTTGCCTCATAAACTTGTAAATTGATTGAGGTCAAGTAGTTTGTCAGACTGGACTCGCCTCGTTGTCCCTCACAGGCGTGAGAGGGGTTGAGCAGTTCGTAAGACTGGACTCAACCTTTGGACTTGTAAACTGGATGGAGGTCGAGCAGTTCGTTAGACTAGGCTAGCCTTGTTGACCCTAACAGGCGTGAGAGGGGTTGAGAAGTTTGTTAGACTAGACTCACCCTTTGGATTCGTAAACTAGATGGAGATCGAATAGTTCGTCAAACTGGACTCACCTCATTGATCCTTACAGGCGTAAGGGGGATCGAGCAGTTCGTAAGACTAGACTCGCCCTTTGGACTTGTAAATTGGATGGAGGTTGAGCGGTTCGTCAGACTGGACTCGCCCTTTGGATTCATAAACTGGATGGAGGTCGAGCAGTTTGTCACATTAGACTCGCCTCATTGACCCTCGTAGGCGTGAGGAGAGCAGTTCGTAAGACTGGACTAGTTCTTCAAACTTGTAAACCGGATGGAGGTCGAGTAGTTCATAACACTAGGCCCGCCTTGTAAACTTGTAAACTTTATGGAGGTCAA comes from Juglans microcarpa x Juglans regia isolate MS1-56 chromosome 8S, Jm3101_v1.0, whole genome shotgun sequence and encodes:
- the LOC121244212 gene encoding LOW QUALITY PROTEIN: ribulose bisphosphate carboxylase large chain (The sequence of the model RefSeq protein was modified relative to this genomic sequence to represent the inferred CDS: substituted 1 base at 1 genomic stop codon), producing MVISWRDHFLFCVEAIYKVXVETSEIKGHYLNATAGTCKEMIKRAVFARELGVPVVMHDYLTGGFTATTSLVHYY